A genomic window from Prochlorococcus sp. RS04 includes:
- the crtL gene encoding lycopene beta cyclase, protein MSKENMPDVLVLGAGPAGMAIASALGKEKLDVEVLSPNGPDEPWPNTYGIWGEEVDQLGLQDLLEYRWKNTVSFFGHGALEEQDDENKATEHSLDYGLFDKKKLHNYWFNECNKSFIKWHQGFANKIHFEKYKSTVTTKDGKTYSARLVVDATGYDPVFLKLKSCGPLAVQTCYGIVGNFSKPPLKKGQFVLMDYRNDHLNDEQKREPPTFLYAMDMGDGKYFLEETSLGLVNPLTMENLKERLEKRLSYRNISITSMQHEELGLFLPMNMPIPDFKQQILGYGGAASMVHPASGYLIGNVLRRAPLVAKAVSKAIKNKNLSTYHIARKGWETLWSKELIRKKSLYQFGLEKLMRFDEKLLREFFGSFFQLPKNQWYGFLTDTLSLKEIVYAMCVMFIKAPWSVKKGLMIMHGREFKMLLRIIFPNI, encoded by the coding sequence ATGTCAAAAGAAAATATGCCAGATGTTCTTGTTTTGGGGGCAGGGCCTGCAGGAATGGCTATTGCCTCAGCTTTAGGGAAGGAAAAATTAGATGTTGAAGTGCTTTCTCCAAATGGACCAGATGAACCTTGGCCAAATACATATGGCATTTGGGGGGAAGAAGTTGATCAACTCGGGCTTCAGGATTTACTTGAATATAGATGGAAGAATACTGTAAGTTTTTTTGGGCATGGCGCTTTAGAAGAGCAGGACGACGAGAATAAAGCAACGGAACATTCACTAGATTATGGACTATTTGATAAGAAGAAACTCCACAATTATTGGTTTAACGAATGCAATAAGTCTTTTATTAAATGGCATCAAGGCTTTGCAAACAAAATACATTTTGAAAAATACAAGAGTACAGTAACCACAAAAGATGGCAAAACTTACTCTGCAAGATTAGTAGTAGATGCAACAGGGTATGATCCTGTTTTTCTTAAATTAAAATCCTGTGGTCCCTTAGCAGTCCAAACTTGTTATGGGATAGTAGGTAATTTTAGTAAACCTCCACTTAAGAAAGGGCAGTTTGTATTAATGGACTATAGAAATGATCATCTTAACGATGAGCAAAAAAGAGAACCGCCAACTTTTCTTTATGCCATGGATATGGGGGATGGGAAATATTTTCTTGAAGAGACATCTCTTGGTTTGGTAAACCCTCTAACAATGGAAAATTTAAAAGAGAGACTAGAGAAAAGGCTTTCTTATCGAAATATATCAATCACAAGCATGCAGCACGAAGAGCTTGGCTTATTTCTTCCTATGAATATGCCAATCCCAGATTTCAAACAACAAATACTTGGGTATGGTGGTGCTGCTTCAATGGTACATCCTGCATCTGGATATTTAATTGGTAATGTATTAAGAAGAGCTCCACTTGTCGCAAAGGCAGTCTCAAAAGCAATTAAAAACAAAAATCTAAGTACCTATCATATTGCTAGAAAAGGTTGGGAAACTTTATGGTCAAAAGAATTAATTAGGAAAAAATCACTTTACCAATTTGGATTAGAAAAACTCATGAGGTTTGATGAGAAACTATTAAGAGAATTTTTTGGCAGTTTTTTCCAACTTCCTAAAAATCAATGGTATGGGTTTCTAACTGATACTCTTTCTTTAAAAGAGATTGTATATGCTATGTGCGTAATGTTTATAAAAGCTCCATGGAGTGTAAAGAAAGGTCTTATGATCATGCATGGAAGAGAATTTAAAATGTTACTTAGGATAATATTTCCAAACATATAG
- a CDS encoding SDR family NAD(P)-dependent oxidoreductase → MRTILITGASRGIGLNIAHKELKEGNRISVGIRDLESLKGSAIDPKKWPEGKIIINHYDALKKITAENWIKNTVDEFGGFDSVINCSGVLSKVPFLYKDGDEEDILNTLNINFLAIWHLCRLSWDHLCTSGRGRIIVLVSMSGKRSKGDLAAYSSSKFALMGLCQTMKNKGWDKNIRISAICPSWVNTKMAQNISSLDKSSMTQPEDIAEICSTILKLPTQSVPFEIALNCNYEI, encoded by the coding sequence ATGAGAACCATATTAATAACTGGAGCCAGTAGAGGTATTGGACTAAATATTGCACATAAAGAATTAAAAGAAGGCAATAGAATTAGTGTTGGCATAAGAGATTTAGAATCATTAAAAGGAAGCGCTATTGATCCCAAAAAATGGCCCGAAGGGAAAATTATAATCAACCACTATGATGCTTTAAAAAAAATTACAGCCGAAAATTGGATAAAGAATACCGTAGATGAATTTGGAGGATTTGATTCAGTAATAAATTGTTCTGGAGTATTATCGAAAGTTCCTTTCTTATACAAAGATGGTGATGAAGAAGATATTTTAAATACATTAAATATAAATTTTTTGGCAATTTGGCATTTATGTAGGCTTTCTTGGGATCATTTATGTACCTCTGGAAGAGGGAGAATTATTGTTTTAGTTTCAATGAGTGGTAAAAGATCCAAAGGTGATTTAGCCGCTTATTCTTCTTCAAAGTTTGCTTTGATGGGATTATGCCAAACCATGAAAAATAAAGGTTGGGATAAAAATATAAGGATTTCTGCAATTTGCCCAAGCTGGGTTAATACAAAAATGGCCCAAAATATCTCTTCTTTAGACAAATCAAGCATGACACAACCTGAAGATATTGCTGAAATATGCTCAACTATTCTTAAGTTACCTACCCAATCAGTTCCATTTGAAATCGCCTTAAATTGTAACTATGAAATTTAG
- a CDS encoding GIY-YIG nuclease family protein, with product MSGYVYLIRVGDLYRIGKTDNLEKKIKKLKPDELLTSIMTKEPETLEARLLRKYKSQRIPETGYLKLSKRQIKECKKQFELKGSLPHTLDAEVSITLFASFLLFSLGSFIFNYLNFGFVRSISYSFGMASLPMVILFITGSFGGYFSEDLSLFSLLTNRIKGLFIAIAMLSMAYLIFNLG from the coding sequence ATGTCGGGATATGTTTACCTTATTAGAGTGGGAGACCTTTATAGAATTGGGAAAACAGATAATCTCGAAAAGAAAATTAAAAAATTAAAGCCAGATGAATTATTAACATCAATTATGACTAAGGAGCCAGAAACTCTTGAAGCAAGATTACTAAGAAAATATAAGTCGCAAAGAATTCCTGAAACTGGTTATTTAAAGCTTTCTAAAAGACAAATTAAAGAATGTAAAAAGCAATTTGAATTAAAGGGTAGCTTACCTCATACTTTAGATGCTGAAGTTTCTATAACTCTATTTGCATCTTTTTTATTGTTTTCATTAGGTTCTTTTATTTTTAATTATTTAAATTTTGGATTTGTAAGATCTATTTCTTATTCTTTTGGAATGGCATCTCTACCAATGGTTATATTATTTATTACAGGAAGTTTTGGCGGATACTTTTCTGAAGATTTATCTCTTTTTTCATTGTTAACTAATCGAATAAAAGGTTTATTTATTGCAATTGCGATGCTTTCAATGGCTTACTTAATTTTTAATTTAGGCTAA
- a CDS encoding glutathione S-transferase, producing the protein MKNDILYSFRRCPYAIRARWALLICEIKVEIREIDLKNKPLDFLNNSKTKTVPILIKKNNEVIEESLEIILWALSESKKENIKLICFPENKKEEIFEIINENDNEFKYHLDRFKYATRYKDSNEEFHFTNAIKFIKRWNELLAENKYFFGDIPTIADWSIWPFVRQFKIACESQKRINYFEPSIKNWLDSFEKNKEFKTLMYKYELWEPNYRKNYFPFN; encoded by the coding sequence ATGAAAAACGATATTTTATATTCATTCCGAAGATGTCCATATGCAATTCGTGCAAGATGGGCCCTATTAATTTGCGAAATAAAAGTAGAGATAAGAGAAATTGATTTAAAAAATAAACCTCTAGATTTTTTAAATAATTCAAAGACGAAAACGGTTCCAATTCTTATAAAAAAAAATAATGAAGTTATTGAAGAAAGTCTTGAAATCATCCTGTGGGCTCTCTCAGAGTCGAAAAAGGAAAACATCAAATTAATTTGTTTTCCTGAAAACAAAAAGGAAGAAATTTTTGAAATAATTAATGAAAACGATAACGAATTTAAATATCATTTAGATCGATTTAAATATGCCACAAGATATAAAGATAGTAATGAAGAATTTCATTTCACAAATGCTATTAAATTTATAAAGAGATGGAACGAACTACTTGCAGAAAACAAATATTTTTTTGGAGATATTCCCACAATTGCTGATTGGTCTATTTGGCCTTTTGTAAGACAATTTAAAATCGCTTGTGAAAGTCAAAAAAGGATAAATTATTTTGAACCCTCGATAAAAAACTGGTTAGATTCATTCGAAAAAAATAAAGAATTTAAAACCTTAATGTATAAATACGAATTATGGGAACCAAATTATAGAAAGAATTATTTTCCTTTTAATTAA
- a CDS encoding sodium:solute symporter, translating to MFLKSLDIFSIQNKDIFSNSLLISFFGLLIIFFLLIFGRKFKLAVQLERFGLPIAVISGILGISIGPFGAIHFLPKETINVWSNFPTPLLSLVFATLMMGRPIPNINGLVKPIFNQFLLALSLGFGQFFVGGLVVKYFLPPSMDANPLMSCLIEVGFEGGHGAASIIGESFNKLGFQNGLDLGLAMATMGLLSSSILGSVFIFLGRTLGLSDTEEILEQKDTLKGKNKTGIFADLRIFIINLGFSGLAISFGILLLKFLRYISSSFGDFSKEIIFSLPVFPFILIGSLLIRYILEKTKNTEFISNILQREIGILSTDLLIFTAMASLDIAVVFDNWILILVFTIFGLFWNLICIAYFAYFIFDDYWFEKSLIEFGNSTGVVASGLLLLRLADPKNISKTLPIFTSKQLFAQLILSGGLFTVLAPLMISKIGLDYWTEICALITFAILFIALIFNRVEMKKFQ from the coding sequence ATGTTTTTGAAATCATTGGATATTTTTTCGATACAGAATAAAGATATTTTTTCAAATTCTCTATTGATAAGTTTTTTTGGATTATTAATTATATTTTTTTTGTTGATTTTTGGGAGAAAATTTAAACTAGCTGTTCAACTCGAGAGGTTTGGATTGCCGATAGCAGTTATATCAGGAATTTTAGGTATATCCATAGGCCCATTTGGGGCGATACACTTTTTACCAAAAGAAACAATCAATGTTTGGAGTAATTTTCCTACTCCTCTTTTATCATTAGTCTTCGCAACTTTAATGATGGGAAGACCTATCCCGAATATAAATGGTTTAGTTAAACCAATTTTTAATCAATTTCTATTAGCTCTTTCACTAGGTTTCGGGCAATTTTTTGTCGGTGGTCTTGTTGTTAAATACTTTCTACCTCCATCTATGGATGCAAATCCTCTAATGAGTTGTTTAATAGAAGTAGGTTTTGAGGGTGGTCATGGAGCTGCATCAATAATTGGAGAAAGTTTTAATAAACTAGGTTTCCAAAATGGTTTAGATCTTGGTTTGGCGATGGCAACTATGGGTCTTTTATCCTCTTCAATATTGGGGAGCGTATTTATCTTTCTTGGTAGGACTTTAGGCCTATCAGATACTGAGGAAATTCTTGAACAAAAAGATACTCTAAAAGGAAAAAATAAGACAGGAATTTTTGCAGATTTAAGAATTTTTATAATAAATCTTGGATTCTCTGGTTTGGCAATTTCTTTTGGTATTTTGCTACTTAAATTTTTAAGGTATATTTCAAGTTCTTTTGGAGATTTTTCGAAGGAAATTATTTTTTCACTACCAGTATTCCCTTTTATCCTTATAGGTTCGCTCCTTATAAGATATATTTTAGAGAAAACCAAAAATACAGAATTTATTTCAAATATTCTGCAAAGGGAGATTGGTATTTTATCCACAGATTTGTTGATTTTTACAGCTATGGCGAGTTTAGATATTGCAGTTGTTTTTGATAATTGGATACTTATTTTAGTGTTTACTATTTTCGGTTTATTTTGGAATTTAATCTGCATTGCTTATTTCGCATACTTTATTTTTGATGATTATTGGTTTGAAAAAAGCTTGATAGAGTTTGGGAATTCTACAGGTGTAGTAGCTTCTGGTTTACTTCTTTTAAGGCTTGCAGATCCTAAAAATATTTCTAAGACTTTACCAATTTTTACGTCAAAACAGCTTTTCGCTCAGTTAATTCTTTCCGGGGGACTATTTACAGTTCTTGCACCATTAATGATTTCTAAAATTGGATTAGATTATTGGACAGAAATTTGTGCCCTAATTACATTCGCAATTCTTTTTATTGCATTGATTTTTAATAGAGTAGAGATGAAAAAGTTTCAATAA
- a CDS encoding chlorophyll a/b binding light-harvesting protein produces MQTYGNPDTTYGWWAGNSGVANRSGKFIAAHVAHAGLIVFWAGAFTLFELSRFDPTVPMGHQPLIVLPHLATLGIGFDANGVAMGDTKPVLAIAIVHLVSSMVLAAGGLLHSLLLPGNLEDSDVARARKFNIEWDNPDKLTFILGHHLIILGFAVIAFVEWARVHGIYDPAIGSVRQVEYELNLAKIWNHQTDFLTIDSLEEVMGGHAFLAFVEITGGAWHIATKQVGEYTKFKGKGLLSAEAVLSWSLAGIGWMAIIAAFWSAANTTVYPTEFFGEPLELKFSISPYWVDTVDLPDGEYTSRAWLANVHYYFGFFFIQGHLWHALRALGFDFKRVTNAISNIDSATVTLKD; encoded by the coding sequence ATGCAAACCTATGGAAATCCAGATACTACCTACGGATGGTGGGCTGGTAATTCAGGTGTAGCAAATCGCTCAGGAAAATTCATTGCTGCTCATGTAGCTCATGCAGGATTAATTGTTTTCTGGGCGGGTGCATTCACCCTTTTTGAACTTTCACGATTTGACCCCACTGTCCCAATGGGTCATCAACCTTTAATCGTTCTTCCTCATTTAGCAACTCTTGGAATAGGGTTTGATGCTAATGGCGTTGCGATGGGAGATACTAAACCTGTTCTAGCGATAGCAATAGTTCACTTAGTTTCTTCTATGGTTTTAGCCGCAGGCGGACTTCTACACTCCTTACTTCTTCCTGGAAATCTAGAAGATTCTGATGTAGCAAGAGCTAGAAAATTCAATATTGAATGGGATAATCCAGACAAATTGACATTTATTCTTGGTCACCATCTAATTATTCTTGGTTTCGCAGTTATCGCTTTTGTTGAATGGGCAAGAGTTCATGGAATTTATGATCCAGCTATTGGTTCAGTAAGACAGGTTGAGTATGAATTAAATTTGGCCAAAATTTGGAATCACCAAACAGACTTTTTGACTATTGATAGCCTTGAAGAAGTAATGGGAGGCCATGCCTTTCTTGCTTTCGTTGAGATCACTGGTGGTGCTTGGCATATTGCTACTAAGCAAGTTGGTGAATATACCAAATTCAAAGGTAAAGGACTTCTATCTGCAGAAGCTGTTCTCTCATGGTCACTAGCTGGAATAGGCTGGATGGCTATTATCGCAGCCTTCTGGAGTGCAGCTAATACAACAGTTTATCCAACTGAATTCTTTGGTGAACCACTTGAATTGAAGTTTAGTATATCGCCTTATTGGGTAGATACTGTTGATCTTCCTGATGGTGAGTACACTTCAAGAGCATGGTTAGCTAATGTTCACTACTATTTTGGATTCTTCTTTATTCAAGGTCATCTATGGCACGCTTTAAGAGCACTAGGCTTTGATTTCAAGAGAGTTACAAATGCTATCAGTAATATTGATAGTGCAACAGTTACTCTTAAAGATTAA